The Micromonospora siamensis genome contains the following window.
GGGCGGCCTGGAGCTGGGTGCGGCCTTCCGGCGGGTGGAGACGCTCGACCGGCCGGCGCCGGACCTGCTGGCCGCCGAACTGACCGGGCTGCCCGGCGGCGCGGCCGAGCACGTCGCCCCGGCGCTGCTGGAGTCGGCGCTGCACGTGGCGAACGCGCTCACCGGCGACGAGCCGGCCGGCGTACCGGTGGGGGTGGGCCGGCTGTCGGTGCACCGCAAGCCGCGGGCGCAGCGGTTGCGGGTGCTGTGCCGGCCGGCCGGCGAGCCGGACGCCGACGGTGGCTGGAGCGCCGACCTGCTGCTCGTCGACGACGACGGCCCGGTCCTCGCCGCCGAGGGGGTGCGCTTCGCGCCGCTGGCCGACTGGCTCTCCGACGCCCGGCGCGACTTCTATCACGAGCTGACCTGGCAGCCCTCCGACGACGGCCCACAGCCGGCGGGCGCCGCCCGGCACGTGCTGGTGCTCGGCGCCGACCCGGACCGGTTCACGCCGGTCGCCGACCGGCTCGACGCCGCCGGCGCCCGGCTCACCTACGCCGCCTCCGCGGCCGAGGTGGCGGCCGCGCTGCACGGCCAGGACGTCACCGACGTGGCCTGGTTCTGGCGCACCGGCGCCCCCGGTGGCCTGGACGCCGCCGGCCTGCGCGCCGAGTGCGCCGACAACTACCAGGACCTGCTGGCGCTGCTCGGCACCCTCGCCGCCGAGGGATTCGGCCGCAACCAGCGACTCTGGCTGGTCACCACCCGCGCCCAGGTGCTCCCCGGCGACGTGCCCGGCGACGGCGCCGAACTGGCCGCCGCGACCCTGTGGGGCTTCGGGCACGTGCTGCTCAACGAACACCCGACCTACCGGGTCACCCTGGTCGACCTGCCCGAGACCGCCGACGCGGCGGGCAACCTGGTCGACGAGTGGTACACCCCGGACGCGGGGAACTTCCAGGTCGCGTACCGCGCCGACGGGCGGCACGTGCGGCGGCTGCTGCCCGCACAGGTGCCGCCACCGGCCCCCGACCGGCTCGCCGAGCTGGTCGACGGTGAGCACACCTACCTGGTCACCGGCGGTCTGGGCGCGCTCGGCCTGGTCACCGCCGAGAAGCTGGTCGACCTCGGGGCCCGGCACATCGCCCTGGTCGGCCGCCGGTCGGCGCCATCGCCCGAGGTCGCCGAGCTCTACGACCGGTTGCGCGCACGCGCCGAGGTGACCGTGCACTCCGGCGACCTGGCCGAGCCGGCCGACGTGGACCGGATCGCCGCCGCGCTGCGCGCCGGCGACCACCCGGTCGGCGGCATCGTGCACGCCGCCGGTCTGCTCGACGACCGGCCGGTGGCCGGCCAGACCTGGGAGAGCATCGACGCCCTGTTCCGCTCCAAGGTGTACGGCAGCTGGCTGCTGCACGAGGCCGCGCGGGACTTCGACCAGCTGCGGTTCTTCGTCGGCTACTCCTCGGCCGCCTCGGTGGTCGGCGGGGTCAGCCAGTCCAACTACGCCGCGGCCAACGCCTACCTCGACGGGCTGATGCGCTGGCGGGCCGCCCAGGGGCTGCCCGGCCTGGCCGTCAACTGGGGGCCGTGGTCGGAGGTCGGCATGTCGGCCCGGCTCAGCGCCCCGCACGTCCGGGCGTTGGAGAACGAGGGCATCCGGTTCTTCGGACCGGCCCGGGCGCTGCGGGCGCTGACCGCGCTGCTCGCCGGCTCCGCCCCGCAGATCGCGGTCGGCGAGTGCGACTGGGAGAAGTTCGTGCCGGCCAAGCCGGTCGGCAACGCCCTCTACGAACGGCTGGTGGCGACCGAGGGACGGGCCGCCCCGACGCTGGACCTGGCGGCGCTGCTGGCGAAGCCACGCCACGAGCGGGTCACCGCCCTGGCGGACCTGGTCCGGACCCGGGTCGCTGCGGTGCTGCACCTCGACGACGTGGACGCCGTGCAGCCGCACCTGGAGTTCGTCCAGCTGGGCCTGGACTCGCTGATGGCGGTCGAGCTGAAGAACGGGCTGGAGTCGGCGGTACGCGTCCCGTTGGCCGCGTCGGTCGCCTTCGACCATCCGTCGGTCGAGCAGCTCGCCGAGTTCCTGGACCGGCAACTGGTGCCGGAGCCGGCCGTCGCCGCCGCCCCCTGACCCGTCCCACGATCGGAGCCGTCATGACCCGTACGACGATCGACACGTTGACCGCGGCGTCCGCGGCCAACGCCGCCGCCCACCCGGACGACACCGCCGTGATCTGCGAGGACCGCAGCCTCACCTTCGGGCAGCTGCACGCGGCGAGCAACCGCACCGGGCACGCCCTGCTCGCCGCCGGGCTGCGCCGGGGCGCCCGGGTGGCGTTCCTCGGCAAGGAGTCCGAGCACTACTACGACCTGGCCCTGGGCTGCGCCAAGGCGGGCCTGGTGCTGGTGCCGATCAACTGGCGGCTGACCGCCGTGGAGGTCGACCACATCGTCCGGGACTCCGGGGCGGAGCTGCTCTTCGCCGAGGGCGAGTACCTGCCGGTGGTGGAGCGGATCCGCGGCGAGCTGCCGGGGCTGCGCGGGGTCGTCCAGGTCGACTCGGCGACCGACCGGGGCGCCGGCCTGGCCGCGTGGAAGGGCGGGGCGCCCGCCGAAGACCTGGACCCGGGGACCGGGCGCGACGACCCGGTGGTGCAGCTCTACACCAGCGGCACCACGGGGCTGCCCAAGGGCGCGGTGCTGGCCCACCGCAGCTTCTTCGCCTTCCCGGAGGCGGCCGGGGAGGGCATCCGGGACTGGATCGACTGGCGGCCCGGCGACGTCAGCCTGATCGCGCTGCCCGGCTTCCACATCGCCGGCTTCGCCTGGTTCATGCACGGCTTCGTGGCCGGGGTGCCGAACGTGGTGATGCGCGCCTTCGTCGCCCAGGACGCCGTACGCCTGATCGCCCGGCACCGGGTCAGCGTCACCTACATGGCCCCGGCGATGCTGCAGATGCTGCTCGCCGAGCCGGAGGTCACCAGGGAGACGTTCCGGTCGCTGCGCAAGGTCACCTACGGCGCGGCGCCCATCTCCGAGTCGCTGCTGGAGCAGTGCCTGGAGATGATGGACTGCGACTTCGCCCAGATCTACGCCAGCACCGAGACCGGCAGCGTGGCGGTGTGCCTGCGCCCGGTCGACCACGTCAAGGGCAGCCCCCGGATGCGGTCGGCCGGGCTGGCCTGTCCCGGCGTCGAAATCAAGATCGTCGACGGAGACGGGAACGTGCTGCCGCCGAGGGAGATCGGCCAGGTCTGCCTGAGGACCGGGGCGCGGATGCTCGGCTACTGGAACCTGCCCGAGGCGACGGCGAAGACGCTGGTGGGGGAGTGGCTGCACATGGGCGATGCCGGCTACCTCGACGAGGACGGCTACCTGTTCCTCTGCGACCGGATCAACGACACCATCATCGTCGCCGCGCAGAACATCTACCCGGCCGAGGTGGAGCGGGCGCTGGGCGACCACCCGGCGGTGGCCGACGTCGCCGTGGTCGGCGTGCCGCACGAGAACTGGGGCGAGGCGGTGCACGCCTGTGTGCTGCTGCGTGAGGGCCACCAGGTGACCCCGCGCCAGCTGATGCTCTTCCTCAAGGGTCGGATCGCCGACTTCAAGATTCCGGTCGGCTACTCCTTCGTGGACGACCTGCCCCGCAACCCGTCGGGGAAGATCCTGCGCCGCACGGTCCGCGAGCGGCTGCTGGCCGTACCCGCGGCCGTCTGACCGGACACCCCTGCCGCCTCGCACCCCCGCCTCGACCAAGGACGGAACGAGATGACCAACGCACAGTCACAGCCCCGCGTCGGGGTGCTGCTACCGACCCGGGAACTGGCGATGACCGGCGAGTTCAGCGCCGCGCCCCTGCTCGACTTCGCTCAGCAGGCCGAGGAGCTGGGCTTCGACTCGCTCTGGACGGGTGACTCGCTGCTCGCCCGGCCCCGACTGGACCCGCTGGTGGTGCTCGCCGCGGTCGCCGCGGCCACCTCCCGGGTCACCATCGGCACCGCGGCGATCACCGCCGTGCTGCGCCCGCCGCTGATCGGCGCGAACATGGTGGCCAGCCTGGACCAGGTCGCCCGGGGTCGGCTCACCCTCGGCGTGGGCGCCGGTTTCCCGGTGCCGCAGACCGAGGAGGAGTTCGAGCAGCTCGGCATCCCGTTCACCGGGCGGGCCGGGCGGCTCGACGACACGGTGGCGCTGTGGCGGGCCGCCTGGGCGAGCCGCGCCGGCGGCGAGCCGGACTTCACCGGTCGGCACGCCGTCGGGCGGGGACTGGACCGGCTGCCTCCGCCGGCCACCCCGCAGGGCCCGCCGATCTGGCTGGCCAGCAGCGATACGCCCCGGGTGCTGGCCCGGGTGGCGGAACGCTACGACGGCTGGATGCCGTTCCTGCCCACCCCCGAGGCGTACGCGGCGGGCTGGCAGCGGATCGGTGAGCTGGCCGCCGAGCGGGGGCGTCCGGAGGGGGCGATCACCGGCGCCTTCTACGCCACGATCAACGTCAACCCGGACCGGCAGCGGGCGGAGGAGGAGCTGGAGGAGTACGTCCAGCACTACTACGGCCGCCCGCTGGGCTTCATGGCGCAGATCCAGGCGTACGGCAACGGCACGGCCGAGGAGTGCGCGCAGTGGCTCGCCGGCTACGTCCGGGCGGGCGCCCGGCACCTGGTGATCCGGATCGGTTCGCTGCAACCGGCCACCCAGCTCAAGGAGATCGCCGAGGTACTGGTGCCGGCGCTGCGGAGGCTGGCGTGACGGCCCCGGCGGACGCCGCCGGGCGCACCGGTGCGGGCGGGCGCTGGTTCGAGCCGACCGAGATCGACCCGGACGCCACGCTGCGGCTGTTCCTGTTCCCGCACGCCGGCAGCGGCGTCTCCATCTACCGGGACTGGGGTGGCCTGCTGCCCCCGTCGATCGCGTACCAGTGCGTCCAGTTGCCGGGCCGGCAGCAGCGTCGCGCGGAGCCGGCGTTCACCGAGATGGAGCCGCTGCTCGACGCGCTGCGCGAGACGGTCGCCGCCGAGCTGGACGAGCGCCCGTACGCCTTCTTCGGGCACTGCATGGGAGCGCAGCTGGCCTACCGGCTGGCGGCGATGCTGGTGGCCGACGGGGAACGACCGCCGGTTCTGGTGGCCGCGTCCGGCTGGGCGCCGGAGGGGTTCCGCACGCCGACCATGGAGCATGCCCGGCTGCCGGAGGCGGACCTGCGGCAGTGGATCGTGGACCTGGGCTCGCTGCCGGCCGACGTGATGCACGACGAGGAACTGCTGGCCATGGTCATCCCGACGCTCCGGGCGGACCTGGCGGTCTGCGCCACGGCGGTGGACCGGGGGGAGCAGGTGCCCTGCCCGGTGGTCTCCTACGGGGGACGTTCGGATCCGCTGATGTTCCCCGGGGCGATGGCGTCCTGGCAGGATCGCACCGTGAACTACCTCGGCAACAGCGAGTTCCCCGGTGGACACTTCTACATCGAGGAACATGCGTTGACCGTGACGTCCGACCTGGTCCGGCACCTGCAGCGGCTGGTGGCCGCGGCGAGGTGACGGACCGGACGCCGGGCACGGCGGCGGCCGCGGACAGCGGCCGCCGCCGTCGTGCGCCGGCCAGCCACCTTCACCCGAGGGAGTACGACATGACCACTTCACCGGTACGCCGCCTCGACCCGCAGGAGCTGCTGCGGTTGACCCCGTTCGCCGCGACGGTGGGCATCGAGTTCGACCGGCTCGACCCGGAGGAGGTGACCGCCCGGCTGCCCTGGGCGCCGGAACGGTGCACCGTGGGCGGGGCGCTGCACGGCGGCGCGCTGGTGACGCTGGGTGACGCCGCGGCCGGGGTGTGCGCGTTCCTGAACCTGCCCGCCGGGTCGACCGGCACCACCACGATCGAGTTGAAGACGAACTTCCTCCACGCGGTCCGCGCCGGCGTGGTGACCGCGACGGCCCGCCCGCTGCACCTGGGTCGCACGGTGGCCGTGATCCAGACGG
Protein-coding sequences here:
- a CDS encoding LLM class flavin-dependent oxidoreductase; this encodes MTNAQSQPRVGVLLPTRELAMTGEFSAAPLLDFAQQAEELGFDSLWTGDSLLARPRLDPLVVLAAVAAATSRVTIGTAAITAVLRPPLIGANMVASLDQVARGRLTLGVGAGFPVPQTEEEFEQLGIPFTGRAGRLDDTVALWRAAWASRAGGEPDFTGRHAVGRGLDRLPPPATPQGPPIWLASSDTPRVLARVAERYDGWMPFLPTPEAYAAGWQRIGELAAERGRPEGAITGAFYATINVNPDRQRAEEELEEYVQHYYGRPLGFMAQIQAYGNGTAEECAQWLAGYVRAGARHLVIRIGSLQPATQLKEIAEVLVPALRRLA
- a CDS encoding thioesterase II family protein, with product MTAPADAAGRTGAGGRWFEPTEIDPDATLRLFLFPHAGSGVSIYRDWGGLLPPSIAYQCVQLPGRQQRRAEPAFTEMEPLLDALRETVAAELDERPYAFFGHCMGAQLAYRLAAMLVADGERPPVLVAASGWAPEGFRTPTMEHARLPEADLRQWIVDLGSLPADVMHDEELLAMVIPTLRADLAVCATAVDRGEQVPCPVVSYGGRSDPLMFPGAMASWQDRTVNYLGNSEFPGGHFYIEEHALTVTSDLVRHLQRLVAAAR
- a CDS encoding long-chain-fatty-acid--CoA ligase, yielding MTRTTIDTLTAASAANAAAHPDDTAVICEDRSLTFGQLHAASNRTGHALLAAGLRRGARVAFLGKESEHYYDLALGCAKAGLVLVPINWRLTAVEVDHIVRDSGAELLFAEGEYLPVVERIRGELPGLRGVVQVDSATDRGAGLAAWKGGAPAEDLDPGTGRDDPVVQLYTSGTTGLPKGAVLAHRSFFAFPEAAGEGIRDWIDWRPGDVSLIALPGFHIAGFAWFMHGFVAGVPNVVMRAFVAQDAVRLIARHRVSVTYMAPAMLQMLLAEPEVTRETFRSLRKVTYGAAPISESLLEQCLEMMDCDFAQIYASTETGSVAVCLRPVDHVKGSPRMRSAGLACPGVEIKIVDGDGNVLPPREIGQVCLRTGARMLGYWNLPEATAKTLVGEWLHMGDAGYLDEDGYLFLCDRINDTIIVAAQNIYPAEVERALGDHPAVADVAVVGVPHENWGEAVHACVLLREGHQVTPRQLMLFLKGRIADFKIPVGYSFVDDLPRNPSGKILRRTVRERLLAVPAAV
- a CDS encoding PaaI family thioesterase, translated to MTTSPVRRLDPQELLRLTPFAATVGIEFDRLDPEEVTARLPWAPERCTVGGALHGGALVTLGDAAAGVCAFLNLPAGSTGTTTIELKTNFLHAVRAGVVTATARPLHLGRTVAVIQTDLFDDTATRVAQVTQTQAILR